The segment CGCCTGCAGGtttatgtttgtaaatgttcagGAAGCAGTTGTGGGGTTTCAGGTACACGCGGGAGGCGGGCGTGCGCTCGCTGGAGAGGAAGTTCGGCGCCATCTGTCGAGCCGTCGCCGTGAGAGTCGCCGAAGGTCAGAAACCGTCTGAGACGTCTCCGCCGCAGGAAGGTGAGCgcaggtttaaataaatcaaactggtATTCaaggaaggaatgcatatcgcccgccgcctttcatgccagagatccGTGTTTCTCCTCGTTTGTCACGTTTGGCCTTCGGTTCATTCTGGGCTGAAAACTGAAGTTTGTTCACTCGCTTCCAAAGCGTAAAGCTGGTAGTTGTGTCAGATGGAGGTCGCGACCCGCTCACACCCTAAACGGACCCGGTTCCATTACTGCGGTCATATCTGCACAAACAAACCCGAGCTCTGGGATTAAAGATGGCGGCTGACATGCATTCTGTTAAAGCAAAGTGTggtttttcaggttttacttcctgtttgtttgacagATAAGGCGGCGCCCCCAGAGATGCCCATCGTCGTCGATCACGTCGCCCTGAAGGACATCCTGGGACCGCCGCTGTTTGAGATGGAGGTAAGCAGGACAGGTCCTGGAGCTTCCAcgtattcttcttcttctgactTCTGACGATGATTAAAAATGCAGGTCTCGGAGCGCCTCACGCTGCCCGGCGTGGCTCTGGGTTTGGCCTGGACGCCGCTCGGCGGGGAGATCATGTTCGTGGAGGCCAGTCGGACGGAGGGGGAGGGCCAGCTGACTCTGACGGGTCAGCTCGGCGACGTCATGAAAGAATCTGCTCACCTGGCCATCAGCTGGCTCCGAGCCAACGCTAAAACCTACCGCCTCACCAACAGTGAGTTCCTGTCCGAGCGCGGTGGGAAAACCCGGAGAGACAGCGGTTTCCTGTaaacgtgtttgtgtttgagcagGAGTGGGCGGTTCTGATCCGCTGGACGGGACGGACATCCACCTCCACTTCCCCGCCGGAGCCGTCACCAAGGACGGCCCCTCTGCCGGCGTTACCATAGTAACGTGCCTGGCCTCTCTGTTCAGCGGCCAATTGGTCAGCTCAGACGTGGCCATGACGGGAGAGATCACGTTACGAGGGCTGGTTCTGCCGGTGAGTTCTGTGAGCACATGAGGTCAGGGGTCTGAGGTCGTATAAATGACTCCGATGGAAGTCAGGACTAAGTTTCCTTTCGCAGGTGGGCGGGATCAAGGATAAGGTCCTGGCGGCACACCGAGCCGGCGTGAAACGCGTCATCCTCCCCAAACGCAACGAGAAGGACCTGGAGGAGCTTCCTGCTAACGTCCGAGCCGACCTGGACTTCGTTCTGACCGGAAACCTGGATGAGGTTCTGAACGCCTCGTTTGACGGCGGCTTTCCAGGAACGAGCGGGAGGCGGGCGGACCCTCAGCTCAGCAGCAAACTCTGAAAGAGTccagacaaaacaaattaacCCTTTAATCCGGTTTCAGTCAGGGGCGCAGAACCTGATCGGACCTGGAACTAGAAGATAAATCAGCATCCTTCAACccccaggttctggttctgctcattAAACGGTGACTAATTACTGGAACTGAATCTTAGAAGAAGTCTTGGATTATTTGAGATTTTAATCAGTATTAAATTAACGTGAAGACATGATTGATCCGTTCTGCTTCATTCTTATAAATCAGGTTATATTAATCCTgtcagcagggggcgctgtcCACACCAGCACCTGCTGATCAGACTGATACTTCAGACATTCAGAGGTGCGGGTCTCTGGAAACGTCTtaaacagtatcttacctgttgcagactcCAGGATTCTTTACCAAAAGTTTACTGCCTCCCGGCTGAACCCGGTGCAGGAACCAGAACTGGACAAATCAAACAGAATCTGCTCTTAGCGTTCACCAATGtattctgacctctgacctttgtaGCTCAGGAGGAACGACGTGTCTGAACGCTGCTGTATTTCAGTCAGATTCTTGAGTTTTTCTGCCTGTAAGAGCGGTGGCAGGAAGTTGTAGCACTTCTGGGAGGAGTTTAAAGGGCTGGAGGGCAACTTTAAACTCTTCAGGTTACAGAGGATCAGAAACGAGTGAAGAAGGGAGAAAAGGCAGCAGCTATGAAAAAGATAGATTTATTtcatgacaaattaaaacataaagaagtCGTGGAGTTTGAGGGAGAGCAGCAACATTACTGAGACTCCACCTGGGGAGGgacagatgacctttgaccctccacagacaaaaaaacaaagattttcacACAAAAGGACGAAGATGAAAACAACCCAactctggaggaaaaaaaccttcagaagaACGACACAACTtggctttttatcttttttcttttttaaactacaaacaCTGAAGTTTAGCCACAAGTTTTACaactgccttttatttttaaaattcaatacAAAAAACTGATAATTATACCTCTATTTAGTAATAATCTTAACGTTTAAACGGCAGAAACTGTTTGGTTCCAGGTTGGGCGTTGGGTCAGTGGTTGAGACGGGCAGACggagcagaaacaaactaaaatggttaaaaaaaacaaactaatgaactaaaagctgaaatgtagtgttttttcctcccttccttGTTCTGATGAATGTTTACCTCGCGTTTCTGGACTCAGATCCAGTCCTAATCCTGCTCCGGGTTTcgatctttaaaaacaaaacaaagctagCTAGCAGGCTAGTTTCTGAGAGCTGACCAGGAGTCCGTGTCCTGTTGTCCTCAGCTGTGAGGACGCAGAGACGAATCACGTGAAGAGGGCcgaggagaaaacagaaaacggcTCCGAGACGAAGACGGAGCGATGAACGGAGCGTGACGTGAGCCTGAACGCCTCCTCACTGAGTCCGGTTTCTGAGACATGCACGAGTCTcacaagtgtgtgtttgtgtttgttaaagtcaaAACTACACAGTTATGTCCTTCACTCATCCTACCTCACCGCTGCCCAGTGACAGTCCAGTTCCACGGGTCGGGGGTCAGCGGGGGGGTCTCCGGTTCGGACCCGGGTCATGGCCGTCCTCAGCACATGGAGATGGTGACGTTGATGCCCAGGTTGCCGTTCTCGGCGAACAGCTGTGCGATGGACGTGTCGAACACCAGGCAGTCGCTGTTCATGATGGCCGTGGCGATGCCCTCGTGGATGGAGCGGGGCGTGGCCTCCCAGGTCAGGCGGCGCCGGTGGCCGTTTAGCTCCAGCCTGTAGGCGAAGTTCTCTGCCTGCTTGCGAGTACCGATGAGCTGCACGATGGCGAAGAACTGCTGGTGTCCGTCGTACTTCTCCTGCTTCTCCAGGACCAGCATGAAGTGGAAACCGAAGCAGGactgcatcatgacccagtccACGGCGCCAGGCAGGTTGATGTCCGTCGCCAGGAAGACGATGTCCTCGCCCTGAGCACACACAGACGGGTTTGAGCTGGGGTCCACAAAGCTTCCTGCTCACCGGTTGGCTGCGGGTAACCTAGTCAGCCATGTTTAACTACCAGCAGGTaactacaaacaaataaaactctgacacTGAAATTAAAACTTCAGCCATGAtcctaaataaatgtatgatttaaattaaataggtttaaaatctgttaacaCTGATTGTTCCCGTATATCTACGGTTTCTTTAAagggcttttgtttgtttggacagTCTTGTAACTCAAAAACCAAATCCAGAGATTGGGATTTTCTGCTGTGAGCTGCTGGGTGTTGGGACCCACCTGCAGGGTGGTGATGGACTTGTGTTGGTGCATCAGGTGCGGCATGACGGCGTCCAGAGAGCCCTGCCACTTGCAGGAGGCCCCGGGGCAGGGGCAGGAGTATGGCCTGAACTCGCACAGCTCCTCGTGCTCCGTCTTGTCGGTGTGCGGCAGCGTGACCTCGCAGCCCGACGAGGCGTACTTGCAGGGGAAGAGGACAGAGTTGGCCACCTTCTCCATGGCCAGGTTCCTGATGGAGCCCAGGGGGCCCCTGCAGGTGGGGCAGCACGTGAGCTTGGGCCGGCAGTTGGAGCACACCTGGGACAGAATCAGGAGACGTTTCTACCCGTCTGCTGCTGTTTCAATCAAACTAAGCTTTTATGTGGAGTGTAGTTTTGGCTGAATGGTACGTACCAGGTGTCCCGACTGACACTGCAGGATGGGGGGGAGGACATAGTCGAAGCAGACGGGACACTCGAACAGGCTGGCCAGGTCGCTGTTGGAGGCGGTGGTGCCTGACAGGGTGGGCACGCGCTGAGAGGGGGGGCACTTGGATGTTCCTGTGGGCAGCGCGGTGGCGGTCTGACGACTCATTTCTGACAGAACCacagagaaacagtttaaattcaGCTTCATGGACCTTTTAATTCAAATGATTCCTTCACACCATGACTGGAGGACTAGAAGACAGTTTGGGGCCGGAGTGGACCTGGACTCAACCCAAACTAAGGTCAATATGAACGTGTTGGAAGGATGTTTTTCAGTCAGAGTCATTAAAGATCTGCGCGGTTCTGTCTCAGACATCAGAGACGAACTGTTCTTCAGTCTGAATTTACAGGATAGGGCCGCTCAGAAGGGGGAAAAAGGACGTTAGATTAGCACTAAAGGTGGAGGACATGTCTTTACCTGAACACTCACCTTCGTCCATAAGATTTCCAAAAGAGGCTTTCGTCTGATCTTGAAATGTGGGGACCTCTGAAAGACAAGAAGGAAAACACCAGGTGAGAACCTGAACAGGTGGAAAGTCTCCACAGGAAGTGCAGATCCAACGCTGTCAGAACCAGCAGGTGACGTCTTCCTGTTCAATCCTGCAgatttcaaactaaaaccttCACTCAGTTTGTCACTTTTCATTCTGCAGACTTACAGAAATCCATTTATTTCTTCTGtgaactgaaaaataaagcctCTGAACAACCAAACTACTGGACGTTTCTCTCCGAGCCTAACGCCtccgaggaggaagaggagggacaCTGATCTGATTGCTTTTAATGGGGAGAAATATAAGGATTCCACACCGTGGCCcacaaaaaactacaacaaactgCAAGACTGAGCTCAGGACTGAACTTcatacaaataaacactgaGCAAACAGAGAGCTTCACCAcgttagaaataaaagaagtgaTCTTTTCCCAACAGGAAACAGATTCCCACGCTGTCAGGAGAGGAGTccctaaaactaaaaaccaacCGACACAGATCCTGAGTTCCAGCCTTTTATCCACTGGAAACCACAAAAACCAGCAGGGTTAGGGTTTGTGTTCAACCTGCTAAGCTTTCATTTTCTAAGACATAACATGGAGTATTTTTCCACTTCTAActtctacttttttattttcaggaactATTTGGAACTCCATCACTGCAGCCATTAAGGAGGTACACACAGAACTGTAGTTTTCCAACAGAAAGCTCATCTGTGGTGGAAAATGTCCTGCAGGACCTGGTCTGAGGTGAACTAGGTGTTTGAGTGAAAGACGGTCCCAACAGAGCATGCTCAGTCACGCCCTTCCCTGTTGCCTCTCTACCAGTCCTGACCCAAACAGACGTCTGTTTCTCCTCCGTGACAGATTTGATCTCGGCCTCTCCTCTCTGAACCTCTTTAGTTTCTGGCAGACTTCAGTGGGAGTAACGCCCGTTTCCCCCTCCCTCTGTGTAATGCTGTGGTTGTGTAAGTGTCAGATTTCAGCCCCATCGAGCTGCAGGCCGTACCACCAGCTGCCCTCGCTGACACCAAACCTCACATTCTCACTGCTTTCCCTTTTCTTTCGCTCCCGTGGAACAAACCCGTGCACAACATGAACTATTTTCATTCTAAATATTAAAGCTTGTTGAATCTTTGGGTGTGGACTGAGTCTTTAAAATCCAGACGTTTGAACGTTTTACTTTCTACACCCATTAAGggatatttcagctgtttgctttgttcTCTCTCACATTCTCTAAATACGTGCGCTATGAAAACAAGACTAAAACCAACTAAAACACCATCAAGTTCAAATCAAATCCTGAATATTTTCACAGCAACAACACGACCAGCGCGTGGATTTATCCTCGACCTTCTCCTGGTGGAAAAGGGCCAATGGTTTCCAAACAGAGACTGAAAATATTAtagaaaatcagttttaaagagaTGTAATGAAGGAAGCGTTAACATCAGAACCAgacaatataaacaaagcaaCTTTAGTACAACGAGTTCCTGCTGTGTCACACACACCAACTGTGAGCcctaaaacagcagcagtgacaCCGGGCCCGGCCCAAAGGGTGTTATTAAAGGGGCAGTCTGAAAATAATGAGCCATCTGGACCATCAGCAGAGACCCGACGCATCATCACCTGCAGACAGAGTGAGCATTTACAGCTTTAACACGCTTCAAGGCTGACAGTCGGCCTCACGTCTGCCGTGTCCTCCTTTAACGAGACAACATTAATCACGAGATGTTCTGTCAGTTCAGAtcctgtttttacatgtttgatttgtttaaatgtgaggAAATAACACAGATCTGGAGTCTGTTTCCCACCGAGGAACATCAGCTACAACCAGTTCACCACCAGCACCATTAACGGGCCTGGTTCTGGCCTGGTTCTGCCGGGCCACAGAGGACTGAGTGGACGTTCAGTTCTGAAGGGACCCGGATCCTTTCGGTTG is part of the Kryptolebias marmoratus isolate JLee-2015 linkage group LG11, ASM164957v2, whole genome shotgun sequence genome and harbors:
- the siah1 gene encoding E3 ubiquitin-protein ligase Siah1 isoform X2, with the translated sequence MDEEMSRQTATALPTGTSKCPPSQRVPTLSGTTASNSDLASLFECPVCFDYVLPPILQCQSGHLVCSNCRPKLTCCPTCRGPLGSIRNLAMEKVANSVLFPCKYASSGCEVTLPHTDKTEHEELCEFRPYSCPCPGASCKWQGSLDAVMPHLMHQHKSITTLQGEDIVFLATDINLPGAVDWVMMQSCFGFHFMLVLEKQEKYDGHQQFFAIVQLIGTRKQAENFAYRLELNGHRRRLTWEATPRSIHEGIATAIMNSDCLVFDTSIAQLFAENGNLGINVTISMC
- the siah1 gene encoding E3 ubiquitin-protein ligase Siah1 isoform X1, which gives rise to MDEGECSEMSRQTATALPTGTSKCPPSQRVPTLSGTTASNSDLASLFECPVCFDYVLPPILQCQSGHLVCSNCRPKLTCCPTCRGPLGSIRNLAMEKVANSVLFPCKYASSGCEVTLPHTDKTEHEELCEFRPYSCPCPGASCKWQGSLDAVMPHLMHQHKSITTLQGEDIVFLATDINLPGAVDWVMMQSCFGFHFMLVLEKQEKYDGHQQFFAIVQLIGTRKQAENFAYRLELNGHRRRLTWEATPRSIHEGIATAIMNSDCLVFDTSIAQLFAENGNLGINVTISMC